Genomic DNA from bacterium:
CCCTCGCAGCCCTCGCCCTCGCCGCAGGCCAGCACCCCGTCGACGACCGCGCGGTCGACGAGTCCGCGCAGGTCCTCGTCGGCATCGGTCCGGCCGAGCCAGGCCAGGGCGGCGTTGCGCCCGCGGCCCGGGCCCCGCAGCAGGCCGGTGAGCAGGTCGGGCCGGGCGGCCGGATCCCGCAGCCGGGCCAGCAGGGCCACCGCGGCGACCCGCGTGTCCAGGTCCGGATCGTCGAGCAGCGGCGCGACCGGCTCCGCGTCCTCCGGGCGCGGCGCCTCGGCCAGCACCGCCACCGCCCGGCGGCGCACGTCGGCCGCCTCGTGGCCGAGCAGCGGCCGCACGGCGTAGGCCACCGCCGGCGACGACACCCCCACCAGCATGTCCAGGGCGTAGATCGTCTCGCGCCGGTCGCCCCCGGCCAGGGCGCCCAGGAGCACCTCGAGGGTCTTGGCGTCGTCGAGCCGCACCCGCAGGTCGCTCAGGTCGATCTCGCGCCGGGAGATGGCCGCCCGGAACGAATCGACGTAGGCCCGCCGCATCATCAGGGCCAGCAGCAGCCAGACGAGCAGGAGCACCACCGTCACCGCGGCCACGTGCCGCAGGCCGAGCCCCAGCACGCTGCCCAGCAGCAGCAGCAGCCCGCCCGCGAGCCCCCGCGCCCAGCGGTCGACGAACATGTCGATGAAGACCTTGGTGCGCTTCTTCAGGGCCAGCGGAATGGGCAGGAAGAGCAGCTCGCGGCTCGTGCGGTCGAGGCTGTACTTCAGCACCATGTCGCCGCCCCGCAGCACCCGCGCCGCGGCCAGCCCCGGCACCGCGACCATGGCCACGGCGCCGACCAGCATCACCGCCGGCAGCACGAGCACCGTGTTGCCCACGCCGAACCAGCGGATCAGGCGCGGCGCCAGCAGCAGCTGGAACAGCAGCGACAGCAGGCTCATGCGCCCGTAGAAACGGCCCAGGAAGGCCGTCAGTTCGGTGCCGTCGCGGTAGGCCTGCCAGCTGACGGTCTTGAACTGGAAGTCGACGAAGCTGGCCGTCATCACCGTCAGCGAGATGATGCCCACCGTCAGCAGCAGATGGCGCGAGCGCAGGATCGACAGCACGACGCCCCGCAGGTCCGACCCCGTGGCGCCCTCCTCCGGACCGCTCTCGGGAATCACCTCGCGCCCCCGGGCCCGCCCCCGCCACACCAGGGCGCTCAGCCCGCCCGACACCGCCAGCACGCCCGCGCTGACGGCGAGCAGGTCGGTCGTGTCGAGGCCGAGGTTCTCGAGCAGGAAGCTGGTGATCTCCCCGCCGCAGAAGGCCCCGGCGATGCCCCCCACCGTGAGCAGGGGGAAGATGCGCTTGGCCTGGCTCGCGTCGAAGACCCCGTTGGCCTGCAGCCAGAACTGGCTCGTGGTGAGCCCCCCCGCCACGCCGACCCAGCTGTAGAAGACGTAGTACAGCCACGACGAACCCAGCGGCAGGGCCAGGCGCAGGAGCACCAGATTCGCCGCCAGGAAGCCGGTCGTCAGCAGCACCAGGCGGTCGAGGCGGCGGCGCGCCCCGGCGCGGGCGTAGGCGGCGGTGACGGGCGCGGCGATCAGCGCCGTCAGGATGTACACCAGGGGCAGGCGGTCGGGCGCCTGGTCGACCAGGAAGAGCGAGTCGCGGGCGGGTTTCAGGAGGTAGTAGAACAGCAGCAGCAGGAAGTAGTTCGCCCCCATCAGGAGGGCCATCCGCCGCTCGCCCCGACGCAGGTCGAGCAGGCTGCCGGCCAGCAGGCCCATCAGGCCGCCGCGACCGGCAGCAGCAGCGTGAACTCGGCGCCGCCCCCGGGGCGGTTGGCCGCCGTCAGCTCGCCGCCGTGCCGCGCGACGATGCGGCGGCTGATGAACAGGCCCAGCCCGGTGCCGGCGTCGGCGTCCTTGGTGGTGAAGCCGGCTTCGAAGAGGCGGTCGGCGCACACCTCGGGCAGGCCCGGACCGTCGTCGCTCACCCGCACCCGCACCCGTCCGTCGACCGTGTCGGTGGCGATGGTCACGTGCCCTCCCTCGCCCGTGGCCTGGCGCGCATTGAGCACCAGGTTCAGCAGCACCTGGCCCAGCGGGCCGGGCCAGCCGGACACCGGCGGCACCTCGCCGAGTTCGCGGTGCACGGTGACCACGTTCTTCAACTCGTGGTTCGTGAGCAGGAGGGTGCCTTCGACCAGGGCGTTCACGTCGACGGGCTCCGGCGCGGGCGTCTCGCCGCGTCCGGCCAGGCGCATCTCGCGCAGCAGGGCGTTGGTGCGGCCGAGGGCCTCGTCCAGCACCGGGCTCGTGCCCCGCAGCGCGCCGAGCACCTTCTGCAGGCGGGCACCGACCGCGGCCGCATCGGCGCCCGGCTGCTGGAGCTGCGCCACGGCCTCGGCCAGGTGGTCGACGGCCTTCTGCTGGGTGCCCACCGAGCAGCACACCGCGCCGAGGGGCGTGTTCAATTCGTGGGCGATGCCCGCCATGAGCCGACCGAGGGAGACCAGGCTCTCCTGCCGGGCGAGGGCCGCCGCGGCCGCGGCGAGTTCCGCCTCGCGACGCCGCAGGCGCCAGGTCTGGGCCAGCAGCAGCAGCGCCGCCAGGCCGAGGCCCGCCGCCAGCGCCGCCGTGACCACGCCGCCGCTCATGCCGGCTCCTTCTCGCCGCGCCGCTTCTCGCGCTTGCGGCCGGCCGCCGCGATCTCGCGGATCGACTGCACCTCCGGACCGCTCAGCTCGCGCACGGCCCCCACCTGCAGATCGCCCAGCCGGATGTCCCCGATGCGGATGCGCCGCACCACCGTGACCTTGTGCCGCAGGGTCTCGAGCATGCGCCGCAGCTGGCGCACCTTCCCCTCGCGCAGGGTGATGCTGACGACGGTGCGGTCCTGCATGCGCTCGATCACCCGCACCGTGCGCGGGCGGAAGAGGCCGAGGCCGGGCAGCTGCACGCCGGCCCCCATGACGCTGATCTCGATGTCGGTGAGGGCGCCGTCGACCTGCACCCGGAACTCCTGCTCCAGGCCGGGCGTGGTCGTCACCAGGGTGTTCCAGGCCGTGTCGTTGGACATGAGGATCAGGCCCTGGCTCTTGGCATCCATGCGGCCGGCGGCGGCCATGCCCGGCACGTCGGGCGGGAAGAAGTCGGCCACGTGGCGGCGGCCGGTGCCCTCGGCGGTGTCGCTGGTCACGCGCAGCGGCTTGTTCAACACGAAGTAGCGCATCTCCAGCCGCACGAGGGGGCGCCCGTCCAGGAAGATCGTCGCCCCCGGCTCGACGGTGCGGCCCGGATCGGTCACGATCTCGCTGCCGACCCGGACCCGGCCCTCGCGCACGTACCGCTCGGCTTCGCGCCGCGTGGCGTAACCCGACTTCAGGAGCGCCCGCGCCAGGCCGATGGCCCGGGCCGGATGCCACAGGGGCGCCTCGTCCCCGCGCGCGGCGCCGGGTCGCCGGCCGTGCTGTTGCCTCTTGCCGTTCTCGTCCATGGGGTGTGCCCGTGGCCTTTCGGGGTGCTGGGGCCACGCCGCGGAACGCGCGGCGCCGCCGGTCTCAGGACGTGGTCCAGATGAACATGATCGCGGCATACACGGCGAGGAGCAACAGCCCCCGCAGGCGGCCGACCTTCCCCCGCCCCAGGACGATCATCACGAACACGAGCAGGGTCACGAGCAGCATCGAGACGAGCTGCAGCTGGTTCGGCGACGGCGCCAGGGGCAGTTGCCGCAGGGGCGCCTGCCCGTCCTCGACGTTCAGGCCCCACACCAGGCCCACCGGGCCGGCCACCGCCAGGATGTTGAAGAGGTTCGAGCCGATGATGTTGCCGAGGGCCAGATCGTCCTCGTCCCGGAACGCGGCCACGATCGTGGTCGCCAGTTCCGGCAGGCTCGTGCCGACGGCCACCATGGTCAGGCCGATGACCGTCTCGGACACGCCGAAGGCGGCCGCCATGCGCACCGCCGCGTCGACGATGAGCTGCCCGCCCCCGGCCAGGCCGATCACGCCGCCCGCGACCATCAGGCCGCCCACGGCCATCTCGCGACCACGCCGGTCCGGCGCCACCTGCACCTCCGGCGCGGCCGGCACCAGGGCGCCCCGGTCGCGGTTGCGCCAGGTCCAGCCCATGAACGCGACGAAGCCCGCCACGAGCACCGCCGCGTCCAGCCGCGACAGGGTGCCGTCCCACACCTGCCACGCGAAGACCGCCGAGGCGGCCAGGGTGAAGGGCACCTCGTTGCGGCTCAGCCCCTTCTCCACGATCACGGGCCGGATGATGGCGGCCAGGGCCAGGATCAGGCCCAGGTTCGCCACGTTCGAGCCGACCACGTTGCCCAGGACGAGCCCCGACGACCCCTTCATGGCGCCCAGGATCGAGACGAAGAGTTCGGGCGCCGAGGTGCCGAAGGCCACCACCGTCAGGCCCACCACCACCGGCGGCACGCCCATCACCGCGGCGACGCGCGTGCCGCCGCTGATCAGCACCCAGGCGCCGCCGATCAGCAGCACGAGCCCGCCGCCGAAGATCAGGATATCGAGCGGGTTCAAGGCTGCGCCTCCAGGCGGGCCACCGCGCGCACCGGCGAGGCCTCCGTGCCGTGCAGCCGCAGGGGGAAGACCATCAGCTCCCAGCCCCGGTCCGGCACGCCGGACAGGTCGGCCAGGTTCTCGATGTTGATCAGGCCGGCCGGGGCGCAGATGTCGTGGGCCTCCTGGCCGCCGAAGGGATCGAGGCTGGGCGTGTCGAGCCCCACGCCCTTGAGGCCGGCGTCCGCCAGCCGGCGGGCCAGGGCCGGACTCAGGTACGACCAGCCCGCGTAGTAGCGCGGCGTGCCCCAGTGCCGGGCCAGGCCGGTGGCGAAGAGCACGAAGTCGATGCCCGCCAGGTCGTGGCCGTCGAGCAGTTCGGGACCGAGAGCGCCGGGCTTGTCGCCGTCGGGGCAGCGCACGACCAGGGCCGGGCCGCAGAAGCGTTCCAGCGGCATGGTGTCGACCGACGGGGCCCCGTCCAGGAAGTGCAGGGGCGCGTCGATGTGGGTGCCCACGTGGCAGCCGAAGCGGAGCGCGCTGCTCATGTGCGAGTCGGGGCCGTGCCGGCTCAGGCGGGAAATCTCGAGGGGCTGCCCGTCGCCGGGCCACTGGGGCATGTCCGGCACGATGGGGTGGCTCAGGTCGATCAGGTGCGGCAAGGGCATCGGTCTCCTGGTTGCGGGACGCGGCGCGGGGCGCGTCAGCCCGAAGGGAAGGACTCCACGCCGTCCAGCCGGCGCAACTCGCCCACCTCGAAGTCCGAGGCGAAGAGCAGCCGCTCGGCTTCGGCGAGCAGGTCGTCGAGCAGGGCCGCCGACCCGCTCACGGCGGACACGGCCACGAAGGCCCGCTGGGTCAACTCGGCGGGCCCGACCTGGGCGACGGCGAGGTCATGGTTGCGCAGTTTCCGGATCAGGGCCTGCAGGGGCGCGCGCCTCTCCTTGAGCGTGCGCGCTCCGGGCAGCACCAGGTCGGCGATCAGGGTGCCGGTGAAGATGCGGACGTCGTCCATGGCGGTCCTTCCGGGGTCGCACGGCCGTGTGCCCGACCAGTATAACCGTTGGAACGAACGGGCGAAACCGGCGTTTGGGCGGCCGGCGGCGGTCGCCGGCCCGGCCGGTGGCCGTCGTCCCCGCGGCGGGGCTCTGGTGCGACGGCCCCCCTGCTGGTACCATGTGGCGATCGGTCCGCTCCGGCCGGGCCCTGGGCCCCGCCGCCCGCGCCCTGGGAGGCGTCTGGCCCGAATCCTGCTGTGAACACGGCAGTTGTCGCATTCGCTACCGGCTCCGACGAGAGGCAGGACCACGATCCGTCCGCGCGCGCGCATGGCAAGCGCGCCCCCACCGGGGCGACGCCGGCCCCGGGGACTGTGGTTCCCCGTGGCACTGGCCCTGCTGTTCGGCGGCTGCGGCGACCGCATCGACGACGGATTCCCGTCCGCGACCGACCGGCAACCGGCCATCGCCCATCCGGCCCTCGAGCACGATCTCGGCGCCATCCACGGTGGCGGGGTGCTGCGGATCCTGACCCGCTACAACGCCACCAACTACTTCATCCACAAGGGCGGCCAGGCCGGCTTCGACTACGAGCTGGCCCTCCACTTCGCCCGCGAGCACGACCTGACCCTGGAGGTCGAGGTGGTCGACGACGACGCCGACCTCGTGTCGCTGCTCAACGCCGGCCGCGGCGACCTCGTCTGCGCCGGCCTGACCCCGGACGGGGACCTCGGCCGCTGGACGACCGCCACCCGCCCCACCAACTTCGTGCGCAAGGTGCTCGTCGTGGCCGAGGACTCGCCCATCGACGACGACCCGGCCTCCCTGAACCGCATGACAGTGACCGTGCCCGCGGGCGAGCCGAACCGCGAGGCGCTGCTGGCCTACCGGCGCGAGCACCGCCTGCACTTCTTCGTCACGGCGGGCCGGCCCGGCGCCGACCCGGAGGAGCTCCTCGCCGACGTGGCCGCCGGCCGCAGCGACGCGGTGGTGGTCGACGACATCGTCGCCCGCGCGACCATGAAGCACCTGCCCGGCCTGCGCATCGGGCCGGTGCTCGGCCCGCGCCAGCCCACCGTGTGGTACCTGCGCGAGAACTGCCCCGACCTGCGGGCGGCGGTGAACGAGTTCCTGCGCCGGCACATCTGGATGAGCGCCGACGGCGAGCCCCTGCGCAGCCGCACCTACGGCATCATCTACGACCGCTACTTCGAGAACCCCCTCACGATCCGGGGCTTCCGCGAGGCGGCCAACCGCCCCGATCTCAGCGGCGCCATCTCGCCCTACGACGACCTCATCCGGCGCAAGGCCGAGGAGGCGGGCTTCGACTGGCGCCTCATCGCGGCCCAGATCTACCAGGAGTCGCGCTTCTACCCCTTCGCGCGCAGCCGCGCCAATGCCCGGGGCCTGATGCAGGTGTTGCCCCGCTTCGGCGGTGCCCAGGGCGACAGCCTGTACGAGCCCGAGGCCAACCTCACCGCGGGCCTGCGCCTCATGCGCGCGACCTGGCTCAGCTACGCCTACCTCGACTCCCTCGACCGCCTGCGCTTCACCCTCGCGGAGTACCACGCCGGCCACGGCCACGTGACCGACGCCCGCCGCATCGCCATGGAGATGGGCCGCAATCCCAACCGGTGGGAGGGTTCGCTCGCGGTGACCTTGCCGCGGCTGATGGAGCGGCGCCACTTCAGCCGCGCCCGCCACGGCTACTACGGCGGCGCGGAGACGGTGTCCTACGTCGAGGAGATCCTCAACCGCTACCGCAGCTACATGCGGCTGGTGCCGCGCACGCCCGAGACCCCGCCGGACGTGCCGCCGGATGGGCCGCCGACCGAGTCCGGACCCGTCGACGTGACGGCCGTGCCCGAGCTGGCGATCCCGCCCGAACCGCGCTGAGGCGTCCGGCGTGCCGCCCGGCGCGCCCGACCACGACGCGGCGTCCGGCGCCGCGTCCGGTGCGGGTTCCGGCGCGCCGGATCTTCAGATGACCATGCGGATTTCGGGATGTCCGGCGAGCGAGGCGAAGATGGCGTTGCGTTCCGGTTCGTCCATGACCATGAGGTTCAGGCAGAGCGACACGTACTTGCCGCCGGACGAGGTGCGGCTCAGGCCGAGCTCGAACTCGCGGTCGCCGAAGTCGCCGTTGAGGGAGGCGGCCAGGCAATCGCGCACGGCGCCGCGCAGGGACTCCTCGCAGGTGCCGATCACCTTGAAGTCCCAGGGGCAGGGGTATTCGATGTCCGGGCGCTGACCGCCGTCGAGATCCATGGCTGCTCCGTGGGTTGCGTCGTGTCCGGCACAATCTCGGCACGACCGGCGGGGACGGCAAGTCCCCCGCCGGGCCGGGCCCCCGGCGCCGCGGTCCCGTTCGGCGGTTTGCCCCGGCACCGCCCTGTGCTAGGCTCCGCCCGGGAACCCGCTCCCGTCGCGCCGAACGCCACGTCTCCAGCCGAAAGGTCCCCGCCGCCGTGACGCGCCCGCGCCCTTCGCTTCTGCAACGTCCCCCGTGCGGGCCGGCCCTCGTGCTGGCCGTCGTCTGCGCCCTGTCCGGCGGCGGCGCGCACGCCACCTCGGCCCGCCTCGCCGCCCTCGGCGGCGGCGCCTACCTCGAGGACGACGCCAACGTCCTGCGCTGGTACGGCAGCGTCGTCGACTATCCGGACGCCCTCGTGCTCGACCTCGGCCACTTCACCCTGCCCGAGGGCTGGCACGACACCGCCGGCGCCCGGGTCTCCGGGCCGGCCCTCGGCGCCCACGTGCAGCCCGACTCGGCCGGCGTGTGGGGCGTGATCGCCGCCTACTGGCACGAACGGGGCGACGACACCGACCCCGGCTCCCTGGCCCGCGACCGCCTCGGCGCCACGGGCACCCTGGTCTGGGGCCGCCGCTTCGGCGCCGTGCAGCCGGCGCTGCTGGTGCGCGCGAGCCGGCGCGAGGACGTCAACCCCTACAACCGCCTGGGCACGCGCACCGAGTTCGGCGCCGGCCTGCGCTGGGACGTGGCCGACGGCGCCTACCTCGACCTGGCCGGCGAGACGCGGCGCCACGAGGAGACGGTCACCGAGGGGCCCGGCGTCGACACCGCCGGCGGCGACGGCCTCGGCCTGCGCGCCCGCGCCTTCCTGCGCGTCGGCGAACACACGGCCCTCGTGCCCCTGCTCGACTGGATCGCGGCCGACCGCCCCGTCGCCGCCCCGGCCGCCGACCTGGCGCGCTCCGTGCGCGGCCAGCGCCTGCAGGTGGGCGCCGGCCTGAACTGGTACCCCGATCCGGACCACGTGATGGTCGTCTCGGCCGAACACGCCCACACCCACGTCGACCTGCGCGGCGCCGCCTGGGACGACGCGCCGGCGGGCATCGCCGGCCGGCGCCGCGACACCTGGGCCCTGGCCGCCGGCTTCGAGTCGCGCTTCCGCCACTGGCTCATGTTCCGCGGCTCGTTCCGCTACGCCGACGTGAGCGAGGTCTCGGCCGACGGCGCCTTCCGCGACGACTGGGCCCGCTTCACGGTGAACCTGGGCGCGGCGGTGCAGCTCGGTCCGGCCGATCTCGACCTCGCCATCTGCGACCGCGAGCCCCGCCCCCTGGCGGGCGACACCGACCCCGCCCTCGCCGTCGATCCCTCCACCTGGCTGGGCCTGACCCTGCGCTGGCGCTACTGATCCCCGCGACGGGAGACCCCGTGCCCGAGACCATCTTCACCGGCCCCGCCCTCTACGCCCTGACCTGCGCCGTGCTGGTGGTGGCCCAGCTCGTGTACGTGCTCTTCGGCTTCGGCTCGGGGCTGATCACGGTCGGAGCCCTGGCGCTCGTCTTCCCCGACCTGCGCGACCCGGTGGTGATGGTGCTGCTGGTGAACCTGCCGGCCGAGGTGCTGGTGAGCTGGCGGTCGCGGCACGAGATCCGCTGGCGGCCGATCATGGGGCTCGGGGCGGGCATCGCCGTGGGCATTCCCGTGGGCGCGTGGCTGCTCGAGCGGGTGCCGACCACGCCGCTGCTGAAGGCCCTCGGTGTCTTCCTGGTGCTTGTGGGAGCGGTCTTCGCGGCCCTGCCGCCCGGCGGGCGCTGGCGGCCCCGGGGCGCGCTGGCGCCGCCGGTGGGCCTGGTCAGCGGGGTGCTCAACGGCCTGTTCGGCACGGGCGGGCCGCCGGTGATCATCTGGTACCACCTGGCCGACGTGGGCAAGAGCGCCTTCCGCGCCAACCTGATGACGATCTTCCTGCTGATGACCCTGGTGCGGGCCCCGAGCTACGCCGCGGCCGGCCTGATCACGACGCCCCGCCTGTGGTCGGCCCTGGCCGTGGCCCCGGCCGTGGTCTGCGGCGCCTGGTGGGGGCACCGGGCCCACGTGCGCATCTCCGAGCGCACCTTCCGGCGCCTGGTGGCGCTGCTGCTGGCCGTGATCGGCGCGGGCCTGCTGGCCCGCTGAGACCTCAGAACCCCAGCAGCACCCCGACCCGCACCACCTCGGTGTCGAAGCCCTCTTCGGGCTGCCGCACGTCGCCCGTGTCGGCGGCCTTCTCGGGCTGGTACAGGGGCAGGTCGCGGTTGTCGAACAGGAGCTGGCCCACCAGCGAGCGCGACCACCGCACGTCGATCAGCGCCGGTCCGGCGGCGAACTGGGCGCCCAGATGGAAGACGAGGTCGGTGTCCTTGTACCCGAACTCCTCGCTCGGAATGCCCGGGAACTCGGACCAGCTCTCCTTCACCTTCAGGCCCACGGATCCGCCCAGGTAGACGCCGGGCTGCAGCGGCAGCGCCGCGGCGCGGGCGCCGAACAGCAGGGTCGGCTCGACCACGTGCAGGGTGACGGAGGCGTCCTCGGTGATGAAGCCGTCGACCGGATCGGAGAAGGCGATGGGATGGCTGCCCTTCTTCTGCACGTAGTCGACGGTGGCGCGCACGAAGAGGAACGGGTGGCTCCAGGCGAGGTCGCTTCCCGCGCTGAGCCAGACGCCGTCGCCCTCGGCGTCGAGGCCCACGTCGGCGCGGGTCCAGCCGCCGCCGACGAGGAAGGCCGCCGCCGGCGTCGGCCGGAGAGCCGCGGACAGGGCGAGGACAAGAAAGGCGCCGGACGCCGCAAGGGTCCGCATGCGGGTATGGGTTCGGCCAGGCACGTGGTCATCTCCCGTCGGCTGGAATGGTGAAGGCCCCGATCAGGATACGGCCCGCCGCCGCCCCGGGCAACGCTCAGCGGACCAGCGCCATGCGCGTCACGCGCACCTCGCCGTCGGCCACGAGCCGGGCGAAGTAGGTGCCCGAAGCGACGGCCCGTCCCGCGGCATCGGTGCCGTCCCACACCGCGGCGTGCCGGCCGGCCGGCCGGCGGCCCGCCACCAGCTCGCGCACCAGGTGGCCGCGCACGTCGTGCACGCGCAGGCTCACGTCCGTCGCGCGGGGCAGAGCGTAGCGCACCTCGGTGCGCGGGTTGAACGGATTCGGCACCGCCCCGGACAGGGCCACGGCGGCGGGCAGGTCGCCCTCGGGCGCCGCCGTGACCTCGTTCACGTAGAGCACGAGCGAAACCACCGCCACCGGCTGGTCCGGATCGTTGCTCGCCACCGTCAGCACCGCCACGTGGGGCCCCGCCGCGAGGCCCGTCGCGTCGAAGCGCACCTGCACCTCGTCGGCGCCGCCGGGCGCCACGGTTCCGGCCAGCGGCGACACCGACACCCAGGGCAGGAATCCCGGCGGCTCGAAGCGGATGGCGTAGCCGGGCCGGAGGGCCCCCGGCGCGTCGTGCACCGCCGTGAGGCCGTCGTCGCTGGCGTCGTTCTCGATGCCCACGGTGCACGAGCCCGCCGTCCCCACCGCCGCGTAGCGGCAGGTGATCGACCCGTCGGCCGCCAGCTCGACCTGGCAGGTGACGAGCTCGTCGGTGCCGTAGCGGGGCACGTCGGTGTACTGGACCAGGAAGCGGTCGTTGGCCCCGTCGGCCCACCAGCTCACCAGCCCGCCCGCCGACGGGTCCAGGTCGTCCCAGAACGCCGCCACCACCGCGTGGGGCGCCGCGCCGTCGGGCAGCGGGGCGTTGAGGTACGGGCTGCCCGTCGAGGCGAAGCTGAGGAAGCCGTTGGTGTCGATGCGCACCGTGTCGCGCGGCGCGCCGTAGAAGACGAAGGGGAAACCGAGGGCCACCGGTCCATGGCTGTAGTCGTCGGCGGGGGGCAGCGCCTGGCCGCCGCCCGGCAGGTCGACCCAGCCGAAGAGCGGCCCGTCGGGCGCATCGCTGTCGGTCCAGGTGTAGCCGTAGCCGTCCGGCCCGCCCGCCCCCGTCGGTCGGATCACGACCGTCGCCGCCGGCTCGACACCCTTGGCCGACGGGGCCGGACTCGGCGCCGTTCCCGGCCCCACCGCGCGCCCCGCCGCGGCGGCGGGCCCCGCCGGCCGGGCCTGGCCCCCGATCTCCGCCAGCGTGACGCCGTAGGTGAGCACCTCGCCGCCGGCGTTGGCCACGCCGAGAACGCGCTCGGTCTTCTGCCCCCGGGTCAGGGTCGCCACCAGCGACGCCGGCGTCACCGCCACGTCCGGGAACTGCTCCTCCCCGGTGGGGGGCAGCACGATGTCGTCGAGCCAGGCCGTGTCCTGCCCGCGGCTCACGGCCGGATCCTTCAGGTAGATCCACTCGAAGGTGTGGTGCCCCTTGGCCACGTCGACGCTGTGGAAGGTCCAGTCGACCTCGCCCGACCAGCCCGTGACGATCCGGTCGTCGATGCGGAACTGCAGGCCGTCGAAGCCCTCCTCCGACGACACCTTGAACCGGAAGCTGAGCTCGCCCGGCTCGGACACGTAGTAGGCCAACGCGAGGCCGGAGCTCTCGTCGTTGATCACGTCGGCCGCCCGCGCGCTGGCCGCGCCGGCGAAGAAGGTCGTCGTGTCGATCTGCCAGGGGAAGTCGCCCGTGGCCGTCCAGGGAAAGCTGAGGAAGCCGCCCGACTCCCAGTCCTCGCGGTTGAGCACCGGCAGGTCGAAGTCGAGGGTGAGGTCGGCGGCGAGAGCGACCGTCGCCACCACCGCGCCGAGGTCGGGGGCGTCGGCGCGCAGCTCGTAGACCGCGCCCACAGGCAGGGTCAGGGCGTACGATCCCGCCCCGTCGGACAGGGCCGGCGCCACCGGCGTTCCGAGGGCCCGCACGGCCGCGCCCGCCACCGCCAGGCCGTCCGGTCCCCGCACCGTGCCGCTGACCACGGCCGACGGCAGCGGCGTCAGGGCGATGTCGCCGGCGACGCTGCCCCCGTCGGGGATCACCGCGACCCGCGAGCCGGGGAAGTAGCCGAACGAACGGGCCACCATCACCACCGGACCCGCATACATGGTCAGGCTGTAGCGGCCGAGGGCGTCGGCCACGGTGGTGCTGTAGCCCTCCTCGTGGGTGATCACCGCCCCCGGCACCGGGGCGCCCGACACCGCGTCGCTGACCACGCCGGCCACCGTCCCGATGCCCTGCTGCACCGCGAGCACCGCCGCGTAGGCGTCCACGAGGCCGTGTCCGCTCGCGTTGTCCTCGCCGGGATCGCCCAGGTCGCGGGCGGTGGCCAGGAGCAGGTCCTTGATGGTCACGGGGTCGACGTCCGGGTTGGCCTGCCGCATGAGGGCCACCACCCCCGCCACGTGCGGCGTGGCCATGGAGGTGCCGCTCAGCACGCCGTAGCCGCCGCCGGGAAACGCCGAGAGGATCGAGTCGCCGGGCGCGCTCACCTCGGGCTTGATGGCGTCGAGCCCGCCGCAGCCCGACGGCCCGCGGCTCGAGAAGCCGGCCACCGGCCAGGGGGCGAACGACGAGGTCGCCCCCACCGCGAAGCAGTTGTAGGGATTGCTCGCCCGGTCGGCCGGCGACCGCACGGTCCCGCCGCCCGGTCCCTCGTTGCCGGCGGCCCACACGAGCACGACGCCCGCCGCCTCGCAGTTGTCGATCATCTCCCACCAGCGGCTGTCGCAGTCGACGTAGCCGGCGAAACTCTCGTTCACGCCCCAGCTGTTGTTCACCACGTCGGGCACGTCGTCCAGGGTGGCCGGATCGCCGTCCGGGTCGGTCATGAACTCCAGCGACGAGAGGATGGCGTTGTCGAAGATGGCCGCGGTGGCCACGATGCCGTTGGTCGCGATCCACTGGGCACCCGGGGCGACGCCGATGGTGTCCCCGGCCGCCACGCCCGCGGCGATGCCGAGCACATGGGTGCCGTGGCCGGTCACGTCCGTGGGCAGGGCCTGGCCGCGCTGCGCCACGTCGCGCCAGGCCTCGGCCGTCGGCGCGAAGTTTCCCCGCCAGCGCGCGGCGAAGGCGGGGTGCGCGACG
This window encodes:
- a CDS encoding rRNA pseudouridine synthase, encoding MDENGKRQQHGRRPGAARGDEAPLWHPARAIGLARALLKSGYATRREAERYVREGRVRVGSEIVTDPGRTVEPGATIFLDGRPLVRLEMRYFVLNKPLRVTSDTAEGTGRRHVADFFPPDVPGMAAAGRMDAKSQGLILMSNDTAWNTLVTTTPGLEQEFRVQVDGALTDIEISVMGAGVQLPGLGLFRPRTVRVIERMQDRTVVSITLREGKVRQLRRMLETLRHKVTVVRRIRIGDIRLGDLQVGAVRELSGPEVQSIREIAAAGRKREKRRGEKEPA
- a CDS encoding HEAT repeat domain-containing protein, which produces MGLLAGSLLDLRRGERRMALLMGANYFLLLLFYYLLKPARDSLFLVDQAPDRLPLVYILTALIAAPVTAAYARAGARRRLDRLVLLTTGFLAANLVLLRLALPLGSSWLYYVFYSWVGVAGGLTTSQFWLQANGVFDASQAKRIFPLLTVGGIAGAFCGGEITSFLLENLGLDTTDLLAVSAGVLAVSGGLSALVWRGRARGREVIPESGPEEGATGSDLRGVVLSILRSRHLLLTVGIISLTVMTASFVDFQFKTVSWQAYRDGTELTAFLGRFYGRMSLLSLLFQLLLAPRLIRWFGVGNTVLVLPAVMLVGAVAMVAVPGLAAARVLRGGDMVLKYSLDRTSRELLFLPIPLALKKRTKVFIDMFVDRWARGLAGGLLLLLGSVLGLGLRHVAAVTVVLLLVWLLLALMMRRAYVDSFRAAISRREIDLSDLRVRLDDAKTLEVLLGALAGGDRRETIYALDMLVGVSSPAVAYAVRPLLGHEAADVRRRAVAVLAEAPRPEDAEPVAPLLDDPDLDTRVAAVALLARLRDPAARPDLLTGLLRGPGRGRNAALAWLGRTDADEDLRGLVDRAVVDGVLACGEGEGCEGRRVLAGLPWAPAGLGDELWDALLDDADPGVVDAA
- a CDS encoding transporter substrate-binding domain-containing protein; protein product: MALALLFGGCGDRIDDGFPSATDRQPAIAHPALEHDLGAIHGGGVLRILTRYNATNYFIHKGGQAGFDYELALHFAREHDLTLEVEVVDDDADLVSLLNAGRGDLVCAGLTPDGDLGRWTTATRPTNFVRKVLVVAEDSPIDDDPASLNRMTVTVPAGEPNREALLAYRREHRLHFFVTAGRPGADPEELLADVAAGRSDAVVVDDIVARATMKHLPGLRIGPVLGPRQPTVWYLRENCPDLRAAVNEFLRRHIWMSADGEPLRSRTYGIIYDRYFENPLTIRGFREAANRPDLSGAISPYDDLIRRKAEEAGFDWRLIAAQIYQESRFYPFARSRANARGLMQVLPRFGGAQGDSLYEPEANLTAGLRLMRATWLSYAYLDSLDRLRFTLAEYHAGHGHVTDARRIAMEMGRNPNRWEGSLAVTLPRLMERRHFSRARHGYYGGAETVSYVEEILNRYRSYMRLVPRTPETPPDVPPDGPPTESGPVDVTAVPELAIPPEPR
- a CDS encoding calcium/sodium antiporter; amino-acid sequence: MNPLDILIFGGGLVLLIGGAWVLISGGTRVAAVMGVPPVVVGLTVVAFGTSAPELFVSILGAMKGSSGLVLGNVVGSNVANLGLILALAAIIRPVIVEKGLSRNEVPFTLAASAVFAWQVWDGTLSRLDAAVLVAGFVAFMGWTWRNRDRGALVPAAPEVQVAPDRRGREMAVGGLMVAGGVIGLAGGGQLIVDAAVRMAAAFGVSETVIGLTMVAVGTSLPELATTIVAAFRDEDDLALGNIIGSNLFNILAVAGPVGLVWGLNVEDGQAPLRQLPLAPSPNQLQLVSMLLVTLLVFVMIVLGRGKVGRLRGLLLLAVYAAIMFIWTTS
- a CDS encoding DUF503 domain-containing protein — translated: MDDVRIFTGTLIADLVLPGARTLKERRAPLQALIRKLRNHDLAVAQVGPAELTQRAFVAVSAVSGSAALLDDLLAEAERLLFASDFEVGELRRLDGVESFPSG
- a CDS encoding cyclase family protein — its product is MPHLIDLSHPIVPDMPQWPGDGQPLEISRLSRHGPDSHMSSALRFGCHVGTHIDAPLHFLDGAPSVDTMPLERFCGPALVVRCPDGDKPGALGPELLDGHDLAGIDFVLFATGLARHWGTPRYYAGWSYLSPALARRLADAGLKGVGLDTPSLDPFGGQEAHDICAPAGLINIENLADLSGVPDRGWELMVFPLRLHGTEASPVRAVARLEAQP